Proteins from a genomic interval of Desulfofustis limnaeus:
- the fabZ gene encoding 3-hydroxyacyl-ACP dehydratase FabZ — protein sequence MDKRISSLIPHRPPFLWVDKIIATTVNSITAEKRIPDDLEVFSGHYPGRPLLPGVLLCEAIFQTGALLIATILEKKSEDNAYQQKIPVLTKITGAKFKRQVLPGDTVQMTVDLIETVASVCFCKGIARVNGKVALKTEFSCALVAP from the coding sequence ATGGATAAACGGATCTCATCATTGATACCGCACCGTCCGCCGTTTCTCTGGGTCGACAAAATCATTGCGACAACGGTCAATTCGATAACGGCGGAAAAAAGGATCCCAGACGATCTCGAGGTCTTTTCCGGTCACTACCCGGGCCGGCCGCTCTTGCCTGGAGTCCTGCTCTGCGAGGCCATTTTTCAAACCGGCGCTCTGTTGATAGCAACCATTCTCGAGAAAAAAAGCGAAGACAACGCCTATCAGCAAAAGATTCCGGTGCTGACCAAGATCACTGGCGCCAAATTCAAACGCCAGGTATTGCCGGGGGACACGGTGCAGATGACGGTCGACCTCATCGAAACGGTTGCTTCTGTCTGTTTCTGCAAGGGAATTGCCCGGGTTAACGGCAAGGTTGCCCTCAAAACCGAATTTTCCTGCGCCCTGGTGGCGCCCTGA
- a CDS encoding energy transducer TonB has product MTQHSPSTYDGYQTWLVPVNLAVGFHLLVALSIVFLPGMFKTKPKFEDIYTVNLISMNDQPVAEAPAPPAEPPPPEQPAEPEPIKPEPAAVSITPPAEAPPEVAPKPVEPVSLKPLKKKIKKKIEPEENRDLARQKEAERLRRQRLAEALRAEQEAAEQARIAAEEAARQQRLLEQQLAQIRQQARATASTPPRSGSGSSSTLTILEKQYLSTITGHIQRFWALPDLMKWDADIRAVVVITVAQNGTIVRQFFEQKSSDPTFDQFVRKTLQDANPLPAIPPALRKNNFEVGLVFSLKGLN; this is encoded by the coding sequence GTGACGCAGCATTCCCCGAGCACATACGATGGGTATCAAACCTGGCTGGTTCCAGTCAATCTCGCCGTCGGTTTCCATCTGCTGGTCGCCCTCAGCATCGTCTTTCTTCCGGGCATGTTTAAGACCAAACCGAAGTTCGAGGACATTTACACAGTCAACCTGATCAGCATGAATGATCAGCCGGTCGCGGAGGCGCCGGCGCCGCCGGCAGAACCGCCGCCACCCGAACAACCGGCCGAGCCCGAGCCGATTAAGCCGGAGCCGGCCGCCGTCAGCATCACCCCCCCGGCCGAGGCCCCACCGGAAGTTGCACCGAAACCGGTCGAGCCTGTCTCGTTAAAACCGTTGAAAAAGAAAATCAAAAAGAAGATCGAGCCGGAGGAAAACCGTGATCTGGCCAGGCAAAAAGAGGCCGAGCGGTTGCGCCGGCAGCGCCTGGCTGAGGCCTTGCGAGCCGAGCAGGAAGCGGCCGAGCAGGCCCGTATCGCTGCCGAAGAGGCGGCCCGGCAGCAACGGTTGCTGGAACAGCAACTTGCCCAGATCAGGCAGCAGGCCCGAGCCACCGCCTCGACCCCGCCCCGGTCCGGATCAGGGTCTTCCAGCACGTTAACCATCCTGGAAAAGCAATACCTTTCAACCATCACCGGCCATATTCAAAGATTCTGGGCTCTGCCCGACCTGATGAAATGGGATGCCGATATCCGTGCCGTTGTGGTGATAACGGTGGCCCAGAACGGCACCATAGTCAGACAGTTTTTCGAACAGAAGTCCAGCGACCCCACGTTTGATCAGTTTGTCAGGAAAACGCTGCAGGATGCCAACCCGCTTCCCGCCATTCCGCCAGCATTGCGGAAAAACAATTTCGAGGTGGGGCTGGTCTTCAGTCTCAAAGGTCTCAATTAA
- the tolR gene encoding protein TolR yields the protein MGPVSGNGRKQLMADINVTPLVDVMLVLLIIFMVTAPMMTQGLDVDLPQTTAKALRQDENPVVVTVDKEGQISIDNIPYEPKALVQELSKLPDEKKEEPIYLRADKAVSYGVVVAVMADIKKAGFDKLGMVTEPAAEEKQ from the coding sequence ATGGGACCTGTTTCCGGGAACGGTAGAAAGCAATTGATGGCAGATATCAACGTGACCCCGTTGGTGGATGTCATGCTGGTGTTGTTGATCATCTTCATGGTTACCGCCCCGATGATGACCCAGGGACTGGACGTGGACTTGCCCCAGACCACCGCCAAGGCCCTGCGGCAGGATGAGAACCCGGTCGTGGTCACGGTGGACAAGGAGGGACAGATCAGTATCGACAATATCCCGTATGAGCCGAAGGCCCTTGTTCAGGAACTGAGCAAACTCCCGGATGAAAAAAAAGAGGAACCGATCTATCTTCGAGCCGATAAGGCCGTTTCCTACGGAGTTGTGGTGGCGGTCATGGCCGACATTAAGAAGGCCGGCTTCGATAAACTCGGGATGGTAACCGAGCCGGCAGCCGAGGAAAAACAATAA
- a CDS encoding acyl carrier protein, producing the protein MTRAEITDLIVEIIKDIDDEADFTDLDPDQPLRDQLDLDSMDFLDIVMELRKRYKLQIPEEDYPQLATLNSCATYLEPLLKDI; encoded by the coding sequence ATGACACGCGCTGAAATAACCGATCTTATTGTTGAAATAATAAAAGATATCGACGACGAAGCGGATTTCACCGATCTCGACCCGGATCAACCGCTTCGAGATCAACTGGATCTGGACTCCATGGATTTTCTCGATATCGTTATGGAGCTGCGCAAGCGCTATAAACTCCAGATCCCCGAGGAAGACTACCCCCAGCTCGCCACACTTAACAGCTGCGCCACCTATCTGGAACCGCTTCTCAAAGACATTTGA
- a CDS encoding tetratricopeptide repeat protein, whose product MKKIPLTLLCAFIASPFLMQCASQNDLNQIHYQLRMLNKKVSDLESVTIDDLQKRQALSVSQIDRLEQDLLAMRSGLEETGHLNRRLNEQSKELEAAFRTYTQQEEEKRLTEMQRLQQEISQKDQQLDKLAEQIKMQQENLQAIQQARVDEAKRKAAAAAQAAEEARQRASSTATGTAGVMAIEASKAKKLVTGSEAQAAVQNEPAPETQAAPPAAVEQAPAPVPSGTIARGKSLYEQGKFREAYALFEGLAKSANAQEAVEARYMMGECLFALKEYDQAILDYQTIITNYPSSAKAPTAMMQQALAFERLNDKDTAKILYKKLIASYKDSPEAAQAQQKLGAQ is encoded by the coding sequence ATGAAAAAAATACCCTTGACCCTGCTCTGTGCCTTTATCGCTTCTCCTTTTCTGATGCAATGCGCATCCCAGAACGATCTCAACCAGATTCACTATCAGCTGCGCATGCTTAACAAAAAGGTGAGCGACCTGGAATCAGTCACTATTGATGACCTGCAGAAAAGACAGGCGTTGTCCGTCAGTCAGATCGATCGCCTGGAACAAGACCTCCTGGCCATGCGCAGCGGGCTGGAAGAGACCGGACACCTGAATCGCCGCTTGAATGAGCAGAGCAAGGAGTTGGAAGCGGCCTTTCGCACCTATACCCAGCAGGAGGAAGAAAAGCGCCTGACGGAAATGCAGCGGCTTCAGCAGGAGATATCCCAGAAAGACCAGCAACTGGATAAATTGGCGGAGCAGATCAAAATGCAGCAAGAGAATCTGCAGGCCATCCAACAAGCCCGGGTAGACGAAGCTAAACGCAAGGCTGCCGCTGCCGCCCAGGCCGCCGAGGAAGCGAGGCAACGGGCCTCCTCGACAGCGACCGGCACTGCCGGGGTCATGGCGATTGAGGCCAGTAAGGCCAAGAAACTGGTGACCGGATCAGAGGCCCAGGCGGCCGTGCAAAATGAACCGGCACCTGAAACCCAGGCAGCGCCGCCGGCCGCCGTGGAGCAAGCGCCAGCACCGGTTCCTTCTGGAACCATCGCTCGAGGGAAGAGTCTGTACGAACAGGGGAAATTCCGGGAAGCCTACGCACTGTTCGAGGGTCTCGCCAAATCGGCCAACGCTCAGGAAGCGGTCGAAGCCCGTTATATGATGGGTGAATGTCTGTTTGCCCTGAAGGAGTACGACCAGGCCATTCTCGATTACCAGACGATTATCACCAACTACCCCTCCAGCGCCAAAGCCCCGACCGCCATGATGCAGCAGGCACTGGCATTTGAGCGATTGAACGACAAGGATACGGCCAAGATCCTTTACAAGAAGCTGATTGCCTCCTACAAGGATTCTCCGGAAGCAGCCCAAGCGCAACAAAAACTGGGTGCTCAATAA
- a CDS encoding SDR family oxidoreductase encodes MNDFHGRKAIVTGATRGIGRAVSLGLLERGAAVFGLYGSDEQAAQRLAEECREHAPRLTLVRCDVADYQAVQNWYEGFEAEYDTVDILVNNAGIRRDQLTALMDRESWQRVLDVNLTGTFTMSKFAVPLMLKQKYGRIISVTSPASYLGFLGQGNYAAAKAGQIGLTRTLAKEVARKKITVNCVSPGFIDTDFIGDLTEEQRTTYRKLVPMKRFGTAAEVADAILFLASEKASYITGTVLEITGGL; translated from the coding sequence ATGAACGATTTTCACGGCAGAAAAGCAATTGTGACCGGGGCCACCCGTGGTATCGGACGGGCGGTAAGCCTCGGCCTTCTGGAACGGGGTGCGGCCGTGTTCGGCTTGTACGGCAGTGACGAGCAGGCGGCTCAACGCCTGGCCGAAGAATGTCGGGAGCACGCGCCTCGTTTGACCCTGGTTCGCTGCGACGTTGCCGATTATCAGGCGGTGCAGAACTGGTACGAAGGCTTTGAGGCCGAGTATGATACGGTCGACATCCTCGTCAACAACGCCGGTATTCGCCGTGACCAGTTGACCGCCTTGATGGATCGGGAGAGCTGGCAGCGGGTTCTCGATGTCAATTTGACCGGCACCTTCACCATGAGTAAATTTGCCGTACCGCTGATGCTCAAACAGAAGTACGGACGTATCATCAGTGTCACCTCCCCGGCATCGTATCTGGGGTTTCTCGGTCAAGGCAACTATGCCGCCGCCAAGGCGGGCCAGATCGGCCTGACCCGGACCCTGGCCAAGGAGGTGGCCCGCAAAAAGATCACGGTAAACTGTGTTTCACCCGGCTTTATCGATACTGATTTTATTGGCGATCTCACCGAGGAACAGCGGACGACCTACCGGAAACTGGTACCCATGAAACGGTTCGGCACCGCCGCCGAAGTTGCCGACGCCATCTTGTTCCTGGCCTCGGAAAAGGCCTCGTACATCACCGGAACGGTGCTTGAGATAACGGGAGGATTATAA
- a CDS encoding phytoene desaturase family protein, with protein MHARFVVIGGGLSGLAAAIRLARFNDNVLLLEKHSRLGGLNSYYYRDSRLLETGLHAITNYAAPGIRQAPFNRLLRQLKLSRQDIGSHEQVGSEIRFPGCRLRFSNDFSELLESVENTFGSAVDDFSRFVSVLDGVDPFLPTPFQSTRSIMAEHLREPLLREMLLCPMCYYGSSIEDDVDFNQFVILFRAIFQEGLFRPRGSIKQLLDLLVDHFHRFGGKIKSKSGVSAIHTSGDRVVELELDDGQNLTCDQVISTIGHAETLQLLGAIEKPTETRRLGFLESIFVVDEHGAALLPDDITCLFYNDSDRFRFRRPADPVDFSSGVVSLPKNFRHLDNTTQEGEIRSTHLANYERWRACADQQDAYRALKKWSAATSQQRVAKMVGDFAEHIVFQDSFTPVTIERFTGKKEGAIYGSPIKATDGRIGYANLFLAGTDQGYLGIVGSMLSGVTVVNRHLLMKS; from the coding sequence GTGCACGCACGATTTGTGGTTATCGGCGGCGGGCTGTCCGGTCTTGCCGCCGCCATCCGGTTGGCCAGATTCAACGATAACGTCCTCCTCCTCGAAAAGCATTCCCGGCTCGGCGGGCTCAATTCCTACTATTATCGAGACAGCCGGCTACTTGAGACCGGCCTGCATGCGATCACCAACTATGCCGCTCCCGGGATCAGGCAGGCACCGTTCAACAGGTTACTGCGCCAGCTGAAATTATCCCGGCAGGACATTGGCAGCCATGAGCAGGTCGGCTCCGAGATTCGCTTCCCCGGTTGTCGATTACGTTTTTCAAATGATTTCAGTGAGCTGCTCGAGAGTGTCGAAAACACATTCGGCTCGGCGGTTGACGATTTCAGCCGATTCGTATCCGTTCTCGATGGCGTCGACCCTTTTTTGCCGACCCCTTTTCAATCGACCCGCTCGATCATGGCTGAGCATCTCCGTGAACCGCTCCTGCGCGAAATGCTGCTCTGCCCGATGTGCTATTACGGTTCGAGCATTGAAGACGACGTCGACTTCAATCAGTTCGTCATATTGTTTCGGGCCATTTTTCAGGAAGGCCTCTTTCGCCCGCGGGGATCGATCAAGCAGTTGCTCGATCTCCTGGTCGATCATTTTCACCGTTTCGGTGGGAAAATCAAATCGAAATCGGGCGTTTCCGCTATCCACACCAGTGGTGACCGGGTTGTGGAACTTGAGTTGGATGATGGCCAAAACCTCACCTGTGACCAGGTGATCAGCACCATCGGCCACGCGGAAACCCTGCAGCTACTCGGAGCAATCGAGAAGCCAACCGAGACCCGGCGGTTGGGTTTTCTCGAGTCCATCTTTGTCGTCGACGAGCATGGTGCCGCCCTCCTGCCGGACGATATCACCTGTCTCTTCTATAATGACAGCGACCGTTTTCGATTCCGCCGTCCTGCCGACCCGGTGGACTTCAGCAGCGGCGTCGTCTCCCTGCCGAAAAATTTTCGCCATCTGGACAACACCACACAGGAAGGGGAAATTCGCAGCACCCACCTGGCCAATTATGAACGGTGGCGCGCGTGCGCCGACCAGCAGGATGCGTATCGTGCCCTGAAAAAGTGGAGCGCCGCGACATCGCAACAGCGTGTGGCTAAGATGGTTGGAGATTTTGCCGAGCATATCGTTTTTCAGGATTCGTTCACCCCGGTCACCATCGAGCGCTTCACCGGAAAAAAGGAAGGAGCGATTTATGGCAGTCCGATAAAGGCCACGGACGGACGTATCGGTTATGCCAATTTGTTCCTGGCTGGCACCGACCAGGGGTACCTCGGTATCGTCGGCTCTATGCTGAGCGGGGTCACCGTGGTCAACCGCCACCTGCTCATGAAATCGTAA
- the tolQ gene encoding protein TolQ: MQLSITQMILHAGPVGQMVMVLLLFFSIFSWTIIFMKGRLFRNVRLDSEDFLEAFWSSKTLSEASKAADEFTFSPEAAVFKAGFNELKKINSIRNRGDEAAKETLEMQLATMDNLKRALRKAETEQLNRLGHLLPFLATTGSATPFIGLFGTVWGIMVSFHDIGQRGSASLAVVAPGISEALVATAAGLAAAIPAVIFYNFYGNKLSRVHDSMLNFSTDLLNLVERDLLSRV, translated from the coding sequence GTGCAACTCTCAATCACCCAGATGATCTTACATGCCGGACCTGTCGGCCAGATGGTCATGGTCCTGCTCCTCTTTTTTTCCATATTCTCATGGACCATCATCTTCATGAAGGGGCGGTTGTTTCGCAACGTCCGCCTGGACTCGGAAGATTTTCTCGAGGCGTTCTGGTCGTCGAAGACCCTCAGTGAGGCCAGCAAGGCCGCCGATGAGTTTACCTTCAGTCCCGAGGCTGCCGTCTTCAAGGCCGGATTCAACGAGTTGAAAAAGATCAACTCCATTCGCAACCGGGGTGATGAGGCCGCCAAAGAGACGCTGGAAATGCAATTGGCGACCATGGATAACCTGAAACGGGCGTTGCGCAAGGCAGAGACGGAGCAGTTGAACCGCCTGGGCCATCTGTTGCCGTTTCTCGCCACCACCGGCAGTGCCACCCCGTTCATCGGACTTTTCGGCACGGTCTGGGGCATCATGGTCTCGTTTCACGACATCGGCCAGCGCGGCTCCGCCTCTCTGGCGGTGGTCGCCCCCGGTATCTCCGAAGCGCTGGTGGCCACCGCCGCCGGCCTTGCCGCAGCGATTCCGGCCGTAATTTTTTACAACTTCTACGGCAATAAACTGAGTCGGGTGCATGATAGCATGCTGAATTTCTCAACCGATCTGCTCAATCTGGTCGAGCGCGATCTGTTGAGCCGCGTGTGA
- a CDS encoding TlyA family RNA methyltransferase codes for MKRSSKHRLDELLVARHLADTVDQARGFIGAGRVLVDEQVADKAGVRFPETAALRIRQAKPFVSRGGEKLAGALDVLDVNPAGWVCADIGAATGGFTDCLVQRGARMVYAVDVAYGMLHWRLRQDARVIVVERTNARDITRQHIDRSLDLAVIDASFISLTKLIPPLLPLFGSITRIIALIKPQFELCRDAVEPGGVIRDENLQHEVVEEIRRFGDEQGLACQGIVPSSLKGAKGNQEYLIYFVG; via the coding sequence GTGAAACGGAGCAGCAAACATCGACTGGATGAGCTGCTGGTTGCTCGGCACCTGGCCGACACCGTTGACCAGGCTCGCGGTTTCATCGGCGCCGGCCGGGTGCTGGTCGACGAGCAGGTTGCCGATAAGGCCGGAGTGCGTTTCCCGGAAACCGCAGCCCTCAGAATTCGCCAGGCCAAACCGTTCGTATCCCGGGGAGGCGAGAAGCTGGCCGGTGCCCTCGATGTTCTTGACGTGAATCCCGCCGGCTGGGTCTGCGCAGACATTGGCGCCGCCACCGGTGGTTTCACCGATTGCCTGGTGCAACGGGGCGCTCGGATGGTCTATGCCGTTGACGTTGCCTATGGGATGCTGCATTGGCGACTTCGCCAAGACGCTCGCGTCATCGTCGTGGAACGCACCAACGCCCGGGACATCACTCGGCAGCACATCGACAGATCACTGGATCTGGCGGTCATCGACGCCTCGTTCATCTCCCTTACCAAACTCATCCCACCGCTGCTGCCGTTGTTTGGCTCGATCACCAGAATCATCGCCCTGATCAAACCGCAGTTTGAGTTATGCCGCGATGCCGTCGAACCAGGTGGCGTGATCCGCGACGAAAACCTGCAGCACGAAGTGGTCGAGGAGATTCGGCGATTCGGCGACGAGCAGGGCCTCGCCTGTCAGGGTATTGTTCCCTCCTCCCTGAAAGGGGCCAAGGGAAACCAGGAATATCTCATCTACTTTGTCGGCTAA
- a CDS encoding phytoene desaturase family protein, protein MPQSFNSCRDRYDVIVIGSGLGGLTTANRLARCGHSVLLLEHHRQLGGLATWFRRKGHIFDVSLHGFPYGMVKTCKKYWNREIMASIVQLKDIVFDNPQFRLRTTFDRNDFTAILQKTFGIEQTCIDAFFQRVEKMNFYDDRTMTTRELFEEFFPGRSDVHRLLMEPITYANGSTLDDPAITYGIVFSNFMSRGVFTFQGGTDHLIGLMAAELEKNGVTICLGVKVERILTEKGKTVGIEAAGKTILAPAVVSNSGITNTIYDLVGAERFRDEFREKADLVRVNNSSCQVYLGIKPDTEIGKIGDLIFFSRSPRFDAQELLDFKTQSKTFSVYYPKTRPGHERHTIVASMNSRYEDWVDLPEDRYAEEKELLIERTIDDLQRYIPDVRAKLDWKEAATPRTFHRYTLHTRGTSFGTKFEGLDVSRSIFKEIGGLFHVGSVGIIMSGWLGAINYGVIVANDVDSYVRSQ, encoded by the coding sequence ATGCCACAATCGTTCAACTCCTGTCGCGATCGCTACGACGTCATCGTTATCGGCTCGGGACTGGGCGGGTTGACCACCGCCAACCGGCTGGCTCGCTGCGGTCATTCGGTTCTTCTGCTCGAGCACCATCGCCAGCTGGGCGGCCTTGCCACCTGGTTTCGGCGCAAGGGCCACATCTTTGATGTCTCTTTACACGGTTTTCCCTATGGCATGGTGAAGACCTGTAAAAAATACTGGAACCGGGAGATCATGGCGTCGATTGTCCAGCTCAAGGACATCGTCTTCGATAATCCGCAGTTCCGCCTGAGAACGACGTTTGACCGAAACGATTTTACCGCGATTTTGCAAAAGACGTTCGGAATCGAGCAGACCTGCATCGACGCTTTTTTCCAGCGGGTGGAGAAGATGAACTTCTATGACGATCGGACCATGACCACCAGAGAGCTCTTCGAAGAGTTTTTCCCCGGTCGCTCCGACGTACATCGTCTGCTCATGGAGCCCATCACCTACGCCAACGGCTCGACTCTGGACGACCCGGCGATCACTTACGGTATTGTCTTTTCCAATTTCATGAGTCGCGGCGTGTTCACCTTTCAAGGGGGAACCGATCACTTGATCGGGCTGATGGCCGCCGAACTGGAAAAAAACGGCGTGACTATCTGTCTGGGCGTCAAGGTCGAACGGATACTGACGGAAAAGGGCAAAACCGTCGGTATTGAAGCCGCCGGCAAAACGATTCTGGCGCCCGCGGTCGTTTCCAACAGCGGCATCACCAACACCATCTACGATCTGGTCGGAGCGGAACGGTTTCGTGATGAGTTCCGGGAAAAGGCGGATCTGGTGCGGGTCAACAACTCCAGTTGCCAGGTCTACCTGGGGATCAAACCGGACACTGAAATCGGGAAGATCGGCGACCTTATTTTCTTCTCCCGCTCACCTCGGTTCGATGCGCAGGAACTGCTTGACTTCAAGACGCAATCCAAGACCTTCTCGGTCTATTATCCGAAGACCAGGCCGGGCCACGAGCGCCACACCATCGTCGCTTCCATGAACAGCCGCTACGAAGACTGGGTCGACCTGCCGGAGGATCGGTACGCAGAGGAGAAAGAACTGCTGATCGAGCGCACCATAGACGATCTCCAGCGTTATATCCCCGACGTCCGAGCCAAGCTCGACTGGAAGGAGGCGGCGACACCACGAACCTTCCACCGTTACACTCTGCACACGAGAGGCACGTCGTTTGGCACCAAATTCGAGGGGCTCGATGTTTCCCGGTCGATTTTCAAGGAAATCGGCGGGCTTTTTCACGTCGGGTCGGTCGGCATCATCATGTCCGGCTGGCTGGGGGCCATTAACTATGGTGTTATCGTCGCCAATGATGTAGACAGCTATGTGCGGAGCCAGTAA
- a CDS encoding beta-ketoacyl-[acyl-carrier-protein] synthase family protein: MSADKYRIVITGIGLVAPGASNKEDFRTQVLAGRSGIQEIDLRYFGKAAAGLCSFEETRYRKKKENKKGTRAGCIGVYCAHEALLDAGLEEGFYRQDRTGVYVGLTEHGNVETENEIYHLKGYDYDVSYWTHHHNPRTVLNNPAGEITISLGITGPHYSIGAACAAGNASLIQGVQMLRLDEVDMALAGGISESTGSFGIFASFKAQGALAEAVSPEQACRPFDSKRNGIVVSEGGCIYVLERLDRALQRGARIYGELVGYGMNSDARDFVLPFDERQAQCMQLALAKAGLQPDQIDIVSTHATGTKQGDAEECRAIRSVFQNAPNTYVNNTKSIIGHAMGAAGVLELAANLPSFEDNLVHPTINLTELDPDCALTNLVVDRPVELPRIRTILNNSFGMLGINSTVVVQAWA; the protein is encoded by the coding sequence ATGTCTGCAGACAAATACAGAATCGTTATAACTGGAATCGGCTTGGTGGCACCGGGAGCTTCAAACAAGGAGGATTTCCGCACTCAAGTCTTAGCCGGCAGAAGCGGCATTCAAGAGATCGACTTGCGATACTTCGGCAAGGCTGCGGCCGGGCTGTGTTCGTTCGAGGAAACGCGATATCGCAAGAAGAAGGAAAACAAAAAAGGCACCCGTGCCGGCTGCATCGGCGTTTATTGCGCCCATGAGGCCCTGCTCGACGCGGGCTTGGAAGAGGGTTTTTATCGTCAGGATCGAACCGGTGTCTACGTCGGTCTCACCGAGCATGGCAATGTGGAAACGGAGAACGAAATCTACCACCTGAAGGGATACGATTACGATGTCTCCTATTGGACCCACCATCACAATCCTCGTACCGTGCTGAACAACCCAGCCGGTGAGATCACCATCAGCCTCGGGATAACCGGACCGCACTATTCCATCGGCGCCGCTTGTGCCGCCGGTAACGCTTCGTTGATCCAGGGAGTACAGATGCTGCGTCTCGACGAGGTGGATATGGCTCTGGCTGGTGGTATCTCCGAGTCGACCGGCTCTTTCGGCATTTTTGCCAGCTTCAAGGCCCAGGGAGCGCTCGCCGAGGCAGTATCACCGGAACAGGCGTGCCGGCCTTTTGACAGCAAAAGAAACGGTATTGTCGTTTCCGAAGGTGGTTGTATCTACGTGCTGGAACGACTGGACCGGGCTTTGCAACGTGGAGCCCGAATATACGGAGAGCTTGTCGGCTACGGCATGAACTCCGATGCCAGGGATTTTGTTCTGCCGTTCGACGAGCGCCAGGCTCAATGCATGCAGCTGGCGTTGGCGAAAGCAGGCTTGCAGCCCGACCAGATAGATATCGTCTCCACGCACGCCACCGGGACCAAACAAGGAGATGCGGAAGAGTGCCGCGCCATACGCTCAGTGTTTCAGAACGCTCCGAACACCTATGTCAACAACACCAAGAGCATTATCGGCCACGCCATGGGCGCCGCCGGTGTACTGGAACTGGCCGCCAACCTGCCCTCTTTCGAAGACAACTTGGTTCACCCGACCATCAACCTCACTGAGTTGGATCCGGACTGTGCGTTGACCAATCTGGTGGTCGACCGCCCGGTTGAGCTGCCTCGCATCAGGACGATCCTGAACAACTCTTTCGGTATGCTGGGCATCAACTCTACCGTGGTCGTGCAAGCCTGGGCCTGA
- the tolB gene encoding Tol-Pal system beta propeller repeat protein TolB: MKRFFIILLACCLFSPMVANAQRVYLDISAPEARKIRFAVPWFQNSGTATGQQAYGRNLSQTLAKALAFHGIIEVGETAAGSGTTHEEWQRLGVDYATLGRYTISGDKISLEIRLFDASSNDMLMGKSYSGPSSQTDEMLFKFTDAVIKELTGKPGLATTQIAFVSQPPNKREKEIYITDILGKTLRQVTRHQSLVVSPRFSPDGTYLCYTSYHSGNQNLYITDLRQNKTTQALSRRPGMNLAPAWSPDGNTMAVTLSHEGNPDLYLINRRGEILKQLTRNAGINVSPDFSPDGRYLVFVSDRSKKPQLYLMELATGNTQRITYEGTENAEPSWSPTENLVVYSSRRDGIYQLCTVDPFRDRSEMQLTQDKTHHESPFWSPDGNQIIFAKRDGAGHKIYGIMKNGSYQRMLFSLPGSQSYPRWAVKTY, translated from the coding sequence ATGAAACGATTTTTCATCATCCTGCTCGCCTGCTGTCTCTTCAGCCCGATGGTGGCCAATGCGCAACGGGTTTACCTCGACATCTCCGCCCCCGAGGCGCGCAAAATCCGCTTCGCCGTCCCCTGGTTCCAGAACAGCGGCACGGCCACCGGTCAGCAGGCCTATGGCAGAAATCTGTCCCAGACGCTGGCCAAGGCCCTTGCCTTTCACGGCATCATCGAAGTGGGCGAAACTGCTGCCGGCAGCGGTACCACCCACGAGGAATGGCAGCGGCTCGGCGTCGATTACGCCACTCTCGGCCGCTATACCATCTCCGGTGACAAGATTTCTCTGGAGATCAGACTGTTTGATGCCTCCTCCAACGACATGCTGATGGGGAAGTCCTATAGTGGCCCCTCTTCACAGACCGATGAGATGCTGTTCAAATTCACCGATGCGGTGATCAAGGAACTGACCGGCAAGCCGGGTCTCGCCACAACCCAGATCGCCTTTGTTTCGCAACCCCCGAACAAGCGTGAAAAAGAAATATATATTACCGATATACTGGGTAAAACGTTGCGGCAGGTGACCCGACATCAGAGTCTGGTCGTCTCGCCCCGCTTTTCCCCGGACGGCACCTATCTGTGCTATACGTCCTACCATAGCGGCAACCAGAACCTCTACATCACCGACCTGCGCCAAAACAAGACCACCCAGGCATTGTCCCGGCGACCCGGCATGAATCTGGCCCCGGCCTGGTCGCCGGACGGCAACACCATGGCCGTCACCCTCTCCCATGAAGGGAATCCCGATCTCTATCTGATCAACCGTCGCGGGGAAATATTGAAGCAACTCACCCGCAATGCCGGAATCAACGTTTCACCAGATTTTTCGCCTGACGGCAGATACCTGGTATTCGTTTCGGATCGCAGCAAAAAACCGCAACTCTACCTGATGGAGCTGGCCACCGGCAACACCCAGCGAATCACCTATGAAGGGACCGAGAACGCCGAACCATCCTGGTCGCCGACGGAAAACCTGGTGGTTTATTCGAGCCGTCGGGACGGGATCTATCAGCTCTGCACCGTTGATCCCTTCCGCGACCGGTCGGAAATGCAGTTGACCCAAGACAAGACCCACCACGAATCCCCGTTCTGGTCGCCCGACGGCAATCAGATCATCTTCGCAAAAAGAGATGGCGCTGGTCACAAGATCTATGGAATAATGAAGAACGGTTCGTATCAGCGGATGCTCTTCTCATTGCCAGGTAGCCAGTCATACCCGCGTTGGGCCGTAAAAACCTATTGA